A window of Hymenobacter siberiensis genomic DNA:
AGCCGAGGTAGTTGGAGGGCGTCACGTCGGGCACGGTGTAGGGCGGCACGGTGGCCGGGTCCATGATGTAGCGGATGTTGCCCTGCACCAGCCGGGCAGTATCATTTATCTGCTTGGCATATTCGCCGTTATTGAAATTGTTGCTCGACAAGATGTTGATAAAAGTGTTGAAGCCCTCGTCCATCCACGGGTACTTGCGCTCGTTCGAGCCCACAATCATCGGGAACCAGTTGTGGCCGAACTCGTGGTCCGTTACGCCCCACAGGCTGGCTTTGCGGGCCTTCGCGCCACAGAACACGATGCCCGGATACTCCATGCCGCCCACCACGCCGGCCACGTTAGTGGCCACCGGGTACGTGTATTCGTACCACTGCTTCGAGTTGTATTCGATGCTCTTCTTCACGTACTCCGTCGAGCGGTTCCAGGCCGTATCCTGGGCCGATTCGACCGGGTAGAGCGACTGCGCCAGCGACTTGCGGCCGCTGGGCAGGTTCATCTTCGCCGCATCCCACACGAAAGCCGCCGAGGCCGCCCAGGCCACATCGCGCGCCCGCTGGCACTTAAAATGCCAGGTGAGGCGGCCGTTTTTGCCACCGGGCCGCGAGCCAGCCTGCGTCACTTCGTCGGCCGAGCGCACCAGTACCGTCTGGTCCGAGCCGGCGGCTTTGGCCAGGCGGTTTTGCTGGGCCGAAGTCAGCACTTCGGTGGGGTTCACCAGCTCGCCCGAGCCGCCCACGAGGTAGTTGGCAGGCACGTTCAAAGTGTAGTCGAAATTGCCGTATTCGAGGTAAAACTCGGCCGTGAGGTAGGGCAGCGTGTTCCAGCCTTCCACGTCGTCGTACACGGCCATACGCGGGTACCACTGCGCCACTTCAAAGATTTCGCCGTTTTTGGTTTGCAGGCGGCCCAGCCGGTCGGAGCCGTATTCGGGGATGCTGAAGCCGTAGGCGATGTCGATTTTCAGCTTGTCGCCGTTGGGCTTCAGGGCCTCGGGCAGCATGATTTGCATGCGCGTATCGATTACGCGGTAGTTGGCTTTCAGCTTCTTGCCGTGCAGCTCGATGTTCACGGTCTGCAGTGAGTCGCCGCCCTGGAAGCCGCGCGAGTTGTTGCCGAAGCGCCCGCCGCCCACCGGCGTGATAGCCGCCCCGCGCGAGTCCTCGCGGTACAGGTTCTGGTCGACCTGCAGCCACACGAAGGCCAGCGCATCGGGCGAGTTGTTAGTGTAGGTGATGGTGGCGGTGGCCGTCACGCGGGCCGTTTTCTCGTCGAGGCGGGCGTCAATTTTGTAGTCGGCCGCGTTCTGCCAGTACTGCGCCCCGGGCTGGCCGCCGGCCGTGCGCGTGGGCGTGCTCAGCTGCTCAATAAAACTTGGGTTGAACAGCGTGCGCGAGTCGTAGGCCGGACCGGTATTGATGGTTTGGGCCAGGGCCGAGCCGGCCGTGAGCAGCGCCGCGCCCAGCAGGAATTGTAGTTTCATGTGAAGTATCAGGAGGAAAAGCGAAAATGAATCGCACAAAAGAACGTCATGCCGCGCGGAGCCGAGGCATCTCGCGTGGGGTAGTAATCAACTCCGCAGGACAAATGGATTAGTGGTGACACGCGAAATGCCTCGGCTCCGCGCGGCATGACATTGTTTATCAGCATTTCCCCGCCCTTACAGCCGCTCCCGCACCAGTTCCATCAGCCCGTTCAAATCCGCCGCGTCCATCTCCGACGCTTCGATGAAGGGCGTGAGCGCGCCGCCTTCGCCCACGGCGAAAGCGGCCGGCAGCGGGTGCCGCGCCCACTGCGGATAGTCGCGCACGAACTCGTCGCGGTGCAGAAAATCCACCGGCACGGGCAGCGCCTTGATAAACGCGCGCCACTCCGGCTGCATCGAAGTCGCGCCATAGGTAACCGCGCACAGCGAGCACTGGTAAGTGCTGGGCGAAAGTATTTTATGAAACAGGTCCTTGAGGCCGGCCAGGCGGCTGCCATCGGCATTGTACACGAAAACGAGGCGTTGGGGCATGAGCACGAATAGCCGGCAAAGGGCCGGGTCGCAAAGTAAGGCGCGGCCGGGGCAGGAGCTCCGACGCGGGCGTAGCGCCCGCAGCACCCGCAGCACCCGCAACCCCAACGCGCCCAGCCTTGGCAACTGGTAGTTTCAGCAGCAGCGTGAGCAGGAGCTTTATAAAAACTTGGGAGAGGAATGCCGTGCCAAGGTACTGCTGGGCGCATCTTTGCGTCAATTCCTCATTCCGTCAGCGCTCTAGCTTTATAATTCTCATGAAAGCCTACGATTTATCAGAGATTCTGCATAACCTACTGGCAATGCCTGGCGAGAATGAGTTGGTTGAGTTTAAAGAAGCCAAAAACAGCTTCCACTTCGATGAGCTAGGACAATATTTTAGCGCTCTGAGTAATGAGGCGAATCTGAAAGGCGCGGAAGAAGCATGGCTGGTTTTTGGAATTACTGATAGACAAAATGTTATTGGGACCAACTTTCGTCCTGCTCCCAACCATCTTCAGTCGCTGACTAGGGAAATTGCTATCCACTGTAACAATCGAATTACTTTCCGCAATATTCACGAGTTTGACCATTCCGGTAAGCGGGTCATTTTATTCGAGATTCCTCCTGCTACGCCCGGCCACCCGACCTCTTGGAAAGGCCATTTTTACGGCCGAGATGGCGAAAGCTTAGGCCCGCTGAACACCGACGAACGCCACCGGATTGAAGGCCGCTTTCAGCAGCAGATTGCGTTTGAACGAGGTGTAGCTTATGCTAATGCATCAGCTATCCAAGTTTTAGAGTTACTAGATTGGCAACGTTTTTCTGCCTTGTACCAATATTCTACACCCAGCGATAATCAAGAGGTTATTGCTAGGCTGATTACCAATAAGGCTGTTATTAGAACAAATAGCAGCCTGCATATTACTAATCTAGGAGCTATTTTATTCGCCCGCGACCTAAAACGGTTTGAACAACTTGAACTTAAAGGAATGCGCATTATCCTGTATAATGGCACCGGCCGAACTGAGGCCAAGAAAGAGGACCAAACTGGACAGATGGGTTACGCTATTGCTTTTCAGCGGGCTATCGACTGGCTGAATGCTCGACTTCCCACTGTAGAGGAAATTGGCAGTGTTCGTCGGGAGACAATTCCTACTTATCCGCTCAAAGCAGTGCGAGAGTTGGTAGCTAATGCACTAATACATCAAGACTTCACTGTTTCGGGCTCGTCACTGATGGTTGAAGTGTTTGATAACCGGATTGAGATAACAAATCCTGGTACACCATTAATTAATGTATCGGAGTTCTTGAATCATCCCCCAGTCAGCCGTAATGAGCTAATTGCTGCTGCAATGCAATTATTCGATTTCTGCGAGCGCCGGGGCAGTGGCATTGACCGGGTAGTAGAAGAATGCGAGAAGCACCAATTACCCGCGCCTAATTTTATTCGCGGCGATAATTCTACCCAAGTTATTCTCTACGCT
This region includes:
- a CDS encoding M1 family metallopeptidase — its product is MKLQFLLGAALLTAGSALAQTINTGPAYDSRTLFNPSFIEQLSTPTRTAGGQPGAQYWQNAADYKIDARLDEKTARVTATATITYTNNSPDALAFVWLQVDQNLYREDSRGAAITPVGGGRFGNNSRGFQGGDSLQTVNIELHGKKLKANYRVIDTRMQIMLPEALKPNGDKLKIDIAYGFSIPEYGSDRLGRLQTKNGEIFEVAQWYPRMAVYDDVEGWNTLPYLTAEFYLEYGNFDYTLNVPANYLVGGSGELVNPTEVLTSAQQNRLAKAAGSDQTVLVRSADEVTQAGSRPGGKNGRLTWHFKCQRARDVAWAASAAFVWDAAKMNLPSGRKSLAQSLYPVESAQDTAWNRSTEYVKKSIEYNSKQWYEYTYPVATNVAGVVGGMEYPGIVFCGAKARKASLWGVTDHEFGHNWFPMIVGSNERKYPWMDEGFNTFINILSSNNFNNGEYAKQINDTARLVQGNIRYIMDPATVPPYTVPDVTPSNYLGYAAYSKMGYGLFLLRAEILGPERFDYAFRTYIKRWAFKHPQPKDFFRTMNDASGEDLTWFWREWVYNNWTLDQAVTTVTYVNQDPAQGALITVENLGQAAMPIIADVTETGGKTTRVRLPVEVWQRSGTWTFRYNSTTPLTLVKLNPTKLLPDANPGNNVWRAQVLK
- a CDS encoding ATP-binding protein, whose protein sequence is MKAYDLSEILHNLLAMPGENELVEFKEAKNSFHFDELGQYFSALSNEANLKGAEEAWLVFGITDRQNVIGTNFRPAPNHLQSLTREIAIHCNNRITFRNIHEFDHSGKRVILFEIPPATPGHPTSWKGHFYGRDGESLGPLNTDERHRIEGRFQQQIAFERGVAYANASAIQVLELLDWQRFSALYQYSTPSDNQEVIARLITNKAVIRTNSSLHITNLGAILFARDLKRFEQLELKGMRIILYNGTGRTEAKKEDQTGQMGYAIAFQRAIDWLNARLPTVEEIGSVRRETIPTYPLKAVRELVANALIHQDFTVSGSSLMVEVFDNRIEITNPGTPLINVSEFLNHPPVSRNELIAAAMQLFDFCERRGSGIDRVVEECEKHQLPAPNFIRGDNSTQVILYAPRPLREMDRRDKIRACYQHACLKQANGQQMTNQSFRERMGIAESNYPMASRIIADTLEAGQIKIYDPENKSKKHTKYVPSWA